In Luteitalea sp. TBR-22, one genomic interval encodes:
- a CDS encoding DinB family protein has translation MRGPVEGVAPELQPVAHSFLQVREEIERFAADLTPAQLWARPGGAGSIGFHLRHIAGATDRLLTYARDEALTAEQLAWLKAEADPGAPPAGARETLEVACAAIDRALAQVRGTDVARLLDARGVGRARLPTTVLGLLFHAAEHATRHAGQIATMRKIVLG, from the coding sequence ATGCGCGGCCCTGTCGAGGGCGTCGCGCCCGAACTGCAACCGGTTGCGCACTCGTTCCTGCAGGTGCGCGAGGAGATCGAACGATTCGCCGCCGACCTCACGCCCGCGCAGCTGTGGGCGCGGCCGGGCGGCGCCGGCTCGATCGGCTTCCACCTGCGCCACATCGCGGGCGCCACCGACCGTCTCCTCACGTACGCGCGCGACGAGGCCCTCACCGCCGAGCAACTCGCGTGGCTGAAGGCGGAGGCCGATCCTGGCGCGCCGCCAGCCGGCGCCAGGGAAACGCTGGAGGTCGCCTGTGCCGCCATCGATCGGGCGCTCGCGCAGGTGCGCGGCACCGACGTGGCCAGGTTGCTCGATGCGCGCGGCGTGGGACGGGCCAGGCTGCCCACCACGGTTCTCGGCTTGCTGTTTCATGCGGCCGAGCACGCCACGCGGCACGCCGGGCAGATTGCGACGATGCGGAAGATCGTCCTGGGCTAG
- a CDS encoding DUF779 domain-containing protein, which translates to MPEQAATVPRVTCTPAAEDLIRTLQAEHGPVLFHQSGGCCDGSSPMCYPQSDFIVGDRDVCLGTIADAPFYMSPSQFEYWQHTQLIIDVVPGRGGMFSLENGREVRFLTRSRLFDEQEAASLAPVTTGA; encoded by the coding sequence ATGCCCGAACAGGCGGCGACCGTCCCTCGCGTCACGTGCACACCTGCCGCGGAGGATCTGATCCGCACGTTGCAGGCCGAGCACGGCCCGGTGCTGTTCCATCAGTCCGGCGGCTGCTGCGACGGCTCGTCGCCGATGTGCTACCCGCAATCGGACTTCATCGTCGGCGACCGCGACGTGTGCCTCGGCACCATCGCGGACGCGCCGTTCTACATGAGTCCATCGCAGTTCGAGTACTGGCAGCACACGCAACTGATCATCGACGTCGTGCCGGGCCGCGGCGGCATGTTCTCGCTCGAGAACGGCAGGGAAGTGCGCTTCCTCACGCGATCGCGGTTGTTCGACGAGCAGGAGGCCGCGTCGCTCGCGCCCGTCACGACGGGCGCCTGA
- a CDS encoding arginase family protein encodes MTSIALTVYEGRAGDRNDLAVPGAAAMAGHLATRLGVHIARVGHQAPALAAAWDVELAAASADLRTLAEVIDRAMTRGATPITALTRCAAALGTVPIVARHRPDACLVWLDAHADLNTPATTSSGYLGGMAVAGAAGLWNSGLGAGIALANVVLVGTRDLDPAEQEVIETSGIRVVRIGSRVAQDLRAALMGRPAYVHLDCDVLEPGIVPTDYSVAGGLTLAQVHDLSTAVAEGEVVGVEIAEFQGAWHPGGQAVSPAPVVEALEPLWRRLLGD; translated from the coding sequence ATGACCTCGATCGCGCTGACCGTGTACGAGGGGCGCGCCGGCGACCGCAACGATCTCGCGGTGCCCGGGGCGGCCGCGATGGCAGGCCACCTCGCGACCCGGCTCGGCGTGCACATCGCGCGCGTCGGCCACCAGGCGCCAGCGCTGGCCGCGGCGTGGGACGTGGAGCTCGCCGCCGCGTCGGCCGACCTCAGGACGCTGGCGGAGGTGATCGATCGCGCGATGACGCGGGGCGCCACCCCGATCACGGCACTCACCCGCTGCGCCGCCGCCCTGGGCACCGTGCCGATCGTCGCGCGGCACCGGCCAGACGCCTGCCTCGTGTGGCTCGACGCGCACGCCGACCTCAACACGCCGGCCACCACCTCCAGCGGGTATCTCGGCGGCATGGCAGTGGCAGGGGCGGCAGGGCTCTGGAACTCCGGACTCGGCGCCGGGATCGCGCTCGCCAACGTGGTCCTGGTCGGGACGCGCGACCTCGACCCCGCCGAACAGGAGGTGATCGAGACCAGCGGCATCCGAGTGGTCAGGATCGGCTCACGCGTCGCCCAGGATCTCAGGGCCGCGCTGATGGGGCGACCGGCCTACGTACACCTCGATTGCGACGTGCTCGAACCGGGGATCGTCCCGACCGACTACTCGGTGGCAGGCGGACTCACGCTCGCGCAGGTGCACGACCTGTCGACCGCGGTGGCAGAGGGCGAGGTGGTCGGCGTCGAGATCGCCGAGTTCCAGGGAGCCTGGCACCCGGGAGGCCAGGCGGTGTCGCCCGCCCCCGTCGTGGAGGCACTCGAACCCCTCTGGCGGCGGCTCCTCGGCGACTAG